The genomic window ctctttattaTACTGCATTTGGCTGTTGATTGTGCTTAACATTACCAAATATTAATTGCAAAGCAGTCCTTTGCGGTAGGACAATAGAGGACTTAGTAAATCGAGGTTAAGCGTCTACAAGGATTAATAAGTGTTTACAAGTTGTCACTATATTGGGAGTCTTGTGTCCCACCACTTTTGTTTTATCCAATTCCTTCATCTCAATTGGTAAATATTTCCCCAAACATTCATCTGGCAGTACAAGAACCAAAATACCTGCttcaaatacatttgttttgtttacattggtTAAAATCAAATGAATTATGAGGCAAGAAAGAGAAAAACCTTTTACGATTCACTCAGAATTCTGGTTCAGTGTGTGTATTGACAATGACTCTTCATAACTACAGTAAGTCTGTTAGCACATCAGTACAATTGTGGACAAGTAAAGCTTTAATAGAGGAAGGTGCTGGTGAGGGATGTAGAATTACATAAATAGAATTCAAAAATGGCGGAGGGGGGTATTTTTGGTGTGAATGATccatgctcacacaaagacagatagGGCCAGTTTAGGTATTACTAAGTCAGTCAACTATGGTTTGTGTAATATGAGTCCAAATGTCCGTCACAGCTACCACCATAGCAAAGGATCACAATCCAGTGCCCTTGAGCCAGTACATATTTCTAGCCTTCAAATCCAGAAAATACACTCCTTATGTAAAAGAGAAACAATGTGTAAAACCAGCATTCACAGACGAGTATACACACTGGCCTATCAGAAATGGATTGGGCCTATGCTGTCCCCTGGTGGTTGTAAGGTTATATCTATGAGTCGAGGAAATAGATCTTGTAAAACTTGTTCATCTGCTCCAGAAAGATGAATGTAAGGACTGTGTGAGGTCCCAGACGAGCGTAATAAGGAGTAAAACCCTTCCATAGACTGAAGAATCCCTCGTTCCTGATGACCTTCACCAACACTTCCTACAGAAAGGGGGAGGGCGAGAGAGAGATGATGACACACTGACTTGGAGATATTTATTCAAACTATAACaataaatgacaacaacaaattaagtttaaatctagtgatagaccaatatattggccattttgagataatGTGGGTATTTCATGCGCATTGGTGAGTAATTTTGTCCATCAACCCGACACTGTGGATGTCCCAAGTAAAGGCAGACCTGTCATGTACATGGCAATGATGCAATGTTTTCAATaaagaacaattaaaaaaaaaaaacgattattCAGTTTTTCAGAGAGGCTAAAGCATTTGACTTGGTTCTAAAGCAAACCCTTCAATCACACATTTGTTTGTCCAGTTTCATGTTTTGGATTTAGCCTTCCAATAAATAATGGAAAATATTTTGACATCTTTACGAGATataaatgtatgattatttaacaaTTGGAGGACTCATTTTTTTGGgactttctccccaatttggaatgcccaattcccaatgcagtccaagtccttgtggtggtgtagcgacacacctcaatacgggtggtggaggacgaatctctttTGCCTCCGATTTTGAGTCTGTCTATCCGTGGAactaatcacgtggcttgttgagcgcgttaccttggagacatagcgcatgtgaagGCAAAGCTCATCATGCGCCCCActgaggttaccccatatgactctaacttcccaagcaaccaggccaatttggttgcttaggtgacctggctggagGGACTCAGCtttttattaactctttccccgccaaacacagaattttccgtgttttatgaaaaaatgcttccccgccaaacacggaattttccgggtttccgtgttttaggtgttatgcggtaaggaagacccctgcgcatgttttgaaagagtacgcaactctttgatcaaagaaacagactgcgatcgtctcaaacatgaagtggagtattgagaagctcaaaatatcagacataaacatgcctttttctcagctttttgtctgaaatgttgttttttgacaaaacctacctctgttcaagtcgcaataaaaaaagaacaaatgaagataagaTAAAAtcgatctttattgtgatatatagcatcttcatatattcatggaagaaaatattctgcgggccattaaaatttagcgaaaatcgtcaaaaaccctggcggtggctggaaacttttttttaaaaacgctggcggggaaagagttaacaagCTCTTGCTCATTTTCCTTCTGAATGTAAAGTGGATGGAACGAGCATTCCCTATCATGTGGTGGCGATTTGCATACCCACGATTGAGACGATAttgaaaatgaatacaaattctACCAATATACCccctaatttaaattaaatataacccCCTTTAAATGCTTCGAGACACCTGCAGTCTGTTCTACTGTTACACAAGCTGTTTTTGAACATAAGAACATGTCCTGTTTGAACGCCCCCaaaaaggggaaagagagagaatgagagagttgAATAGAACATACCAATCCATTCCTGTACTCTGGCTTGCCGTCAATCATTCTCATGTTCTGGATTCTTTTGGAAAGAGATACATATGTAAGCATTAAATCTTTGAGATTCGAAATATTTCATATTTGGATATTTAGTATGTATTAGTAAGAATGTAtaaaagatataataaaataagatatAAACAGTTTTAAGCAGCAGCACATTaatacagacagaaaaacagaggcTGCTTAAATTGCAATCATATGAATCAAATATGAATCAAATTTCCATGCATACCTAAGTGCATCCCAAGTTATTGTTCATTTTATATTTGTCAAAATGTGATTGTTATGGTGGAGCCGATTATCTAGTTTGAAATCACAGGAAGTAAGGTTGAGGGTACCTGGTCTTAACAATGTCTACAGGCATGGAAGCAGCTGTGGTGACCAGTCCACTGATCATactggcacagaaatgacacagaaTATCATCTCCGAAATATCCTGAGCAAACACAAAAAGAGGGAAACGGTTCAGTACATTTAAATTCAACAAGTAAATTCAGAAAGCATGTACATACTTTCTTGGTTAGTCTGCCGAACTCTATGTtcttccaaacataatgatgttcATTATTGATAAACAGTACAATTTAGTATATCCTTTCTatcattctttcatttttttccacCATGCCAGATTCTATGGCTATATTCATGGCGGAGACAGGTTTAGTTATTTAAAATAGAGTTAAATAAGGTGTTTAAGATAAATGTTTCCTAAAAACCATAAAACTAAATTTGGATTTACTTTGAAAAGTATCAACTGAATAATACAGGTTCCTCAGATGTGTAGAAGTATAACAGTCCAGTAAAATAGTGGGTTCTGACAAGATGAGCACTTTTGTGAATTTTCTCCTGATAGTAAAAACTGGTAAGTCTTATATGTTCTATCCGGCATAGTGTTTAAATGACTTGATCCTAGTGATTTTTAAAAGGGAACACATATCTTGTTCCAACAACAAGATTTCAAGTAATTTGTTGTTTAAACACTGATCCCCCTCTGACTACCATTTGTTTTTGATGTATTCATTCAGAGTTGTTTTCAGATCTGTGGAAGGTATAGGGCATTTTACTGGTTCAGTAGATAGTGCTTCTCTGTTCAGTAAGTGTCCAGGTACCCaacagaaaataatattaaaactcAAGAGATGACAGTTTGATTAAAATCTTCACGATTGTTGGGTGATCAGTTTTAGTAGCATCCAATAATTCAAGACATGATTTTGGGtcacctaagtgtatgtaaacttctgacttcagctgtgtgtgtgtctcatggtgtgtatatataagttTTACAAGAGAACGGATTCTATAGGGCATCACAACAGTGGTCCACCTGTCTCTTTCTCCCAGCTCATACCAGCTTAAAGATGGCATCAACAAACTAGACcagaaaaaacatgaaaatccagCTACCATCAGAATCTGGTCTGAGCTGGAAGTTTTAGTAGGTCTGACACTACAAGTTTGTGATAAAGAAGGATCATACCAGAGTCCAGCAGAGCTTGCTTGGACTGGGAATATGAAGCAAGCTGGGCTGCGTTCACTACAACTGCTCTGGCCATCGTGGGTATACAGCCCtgcatcacaaacacacaaaaattatcctatatatatatatatatatatatagtcttaaaATACTAAatcaagcaacaacaaaaaaagagctgTATACACATGTAACATAGGCACATCAAGTCACAGTtgattatttgtaaaatatacaaaaatgttgTAGGCTACGTTACATATGACTCATTCAGAACATGGCCATGTTCTcagtttcaaacacacacacacacacacatatattcgcTCACCCTCCACATTGTGGTGACACCTTCTTCTCTGGTGATCCTGATGAGGGCATTGAAAACATTTGTGTAACCCCTCCTTTGGTCTGGAGGCAACCTGCGCACGAGTAGGGAGTGATATAATTTAGAAAAATAGAAGCTACTGAATACTTAAATACTAAAGAGGAACACAATACATATATCAGACTGATGATAATATACAGCTCAACAGTAAGGTTACGGAAGTTAAAATCTAAATCCTTTTCACCACAGAGAAATTGATTTTTaccaataatgtaaaaacattcaaGACAGACCTACGGTGACCTCTGAGAATATAGAAATCAGTGTAATTTCAACAATAATAAAACCCAAACATGTTTAATAGCTGAAATCCTGTTGAAGaactacccataatcctaaagaataatccaccaatcagagaagtctgTTACAGATAAACAGaaattgcaattaaaaaaaactccCATGAAGCACCATGAATGACGTAACCTAAACTCTAAAATACTTACatctgtatatatctgaatatttttatatgaatttaaaatatactattttttttacttcattatAGGCCTAATTATAAAGCccaaaaattactttaattcttTAGTTT from Xyrauchen texanus isolate HMW12.3.18 chromosome 3, RBS_HiC_50CHRs, whole genome shotgun sequence includes these protein-coding regions:
- the slc25a11 gene encoding mitochondrial 2-oxoglutarate/malate carrier protein, whose protein sequence is MAAAADKARPKTSPKSIKFLFGGLAGMGATVFVQPLDLVKNRMQLSGQGSKAREYKTSFHALASILRNEGISGIYTGLSAGLLRQATYTTTRLGIYTVLFERMSKADGTPPNFFMKALIGMTAGATGAFVGTPAEVALIRMTADGRLPPDQRRGYTNVFNALIRITREEGVTTMWRGCIPTMARAVVVNAAQLASYSQSKQALLDSGYFGDDILCHFCASMISGLVTTAASMPVDIVKTRIQNMRMIDGKPEYRNGLEVLVKVIRNEGFFSLWKGFTPYYARLGPHTVLTFIFLEQMNKFYKIYFLDS